From the Acetonema longum DSM 6540 genome, one window contains:
- the rbsK gene encoding ribokinase, with translation MTTKTVLVIGSLNMDLAVSVQKLPHQGETVFGSSFATFPGGKGANQAVAAGRLGAAVKMAGCVGRDGFGADLLEGLQASHVDRTCVEQVDQSTGTALITVDAAGANTIVVVGGANWACDAAAVDKALTAAGEPGILVLQNEIPQETVEYAIKAAKAQGWTVIFNPAPARTLSRDIMPLVDIIIPNETETAVLTGLPADSDEAVIKAARKLLDQGIGTVVITLGARGSLCCSGAEQYRIQPYPVKAVDTTAAGDAYVGAMATGLAEGRSLRDSLEFASAAAAVAVTRAGAQPSLPWRKEVDAFIRKAGSLG, from the coding sequence ATGACAACAAAAACTGTTTTGGTAATAGGCAGCCTGAATATGGATTTGGCCGTATCAGTTCAAAAACTGCCTCATCAGGGTGAAACTGTGTTTGGCAGCAGCTTTGCCACCTTTCCCGGCGGCAAGGGCGCCAATCAGGCCGTTGCTGCCGGCAGGCTTGGAGCCGCCGTGAAGATGGCCGGCTGCGTAGGGCGTGACGGTTTCGGCGCAGATTTACTGGAGGGTTTGCAAGCCAGCCATGTGGACAGAACCTGTGTCGAGCAAGTAGATCAAAGCACCGGCACGGCCTTGATTACAGTAGACGCGGCCGGGGCAAATACGATTGTCGTTGTGGGCGGCGCCAATTGGGCTTGCGACGCAGCTGCAGTGGACAAGGCTTTGACAGCTGCCGGAGAACCGGGAATTTTGGTACTGCAGAATGAAATCCCCCAGGAGACAGTGGAATACGCCATTAAGGCGGCTAAGGCCCAGGGCTGGACCGTGATTTTCAACCCGGCGCCGGCGCGGACCCTGAGTCGGGATATCATGCCCTTAGTTGATATTATCATCCCTAATGAGACGGAAACCGCAGTACTGACCGGATTGCCGGCGGATAGCGACGAGGCGGTCATCAAGGCGGCCCGGAAGCTTCTGGATCAGGGAATCGGCACAGTCGTTATCACTCTGGGGGCCAGAGGGTCCCTGTGCTGCAGCGGCGCGGAGCAATACCGGATTCAGCCGTATCCGGTCAAAGCAGTGGACACGACGGCTGCCGGCGATGCTTATGTGGGGGCCATGGCCACAGGGTTGGCTGAAGGACGGTCCTTGCGGGACAGTCTGGAGTTCGCCTCAGCGGCCGCCGCTGTGGCGGTTACCAGGGCCGGAGCACAGCCATCCCTGCCTTGGCGCAAGGAAGTGGATGCATTTATCAGGAAAGCGGGGAGTCTGGGATGA
- the rbsD gene encoding D-ribose pyranase, translated as MKKTGLLNQPLSAVIAGMGHGDMLVIADCGLPIPAEVPRIDLALTAGVPGFLQTLAAIQQELQVEGAIIAREMPEKSRDLYQALLPLLGKVDIVQIEHERFKEMTKQAVAVVRTGECTSYANVILKSGVVF; from the coding sequence ATGAAGAAAACCGGTTTGTTAAATCAGCCGCTGAGTGCGGTTATTGCGGGAATGGGACACGGCGACATGCTGGTGATTGCCGATTGCGGTCTGCCGATTCCGGCGGAAGTGCCCAGGATTGACCTGGCCCTGACCGCTGGTGTGCCCGGCTTTTTGCAAACTCTGGCGGCGATTCAGCAGGAATTGCAGGTGGAGGGGGCGATCATCGCCCGGGAGATGCCGGAAAAAAGCCGGGACCTGTATCAGGCCCTTTTACCCCTCCTTGGCAAGGTTGATATTGTTCAGATAGAGCATGAACGGTTTAAAGAAATGACTAAGCAGGCGGTTGCAGTAGTCCGTACCGGTGAATGCACCTCTTACGCCAATGTCATTTTAAAGTCCGGCGTGGTCTTTTAG
- a CDS encoding sugar ABC transporter ATP-binding protein, translated as MQVSITPLLNMTGIAKTFPGVKALQDVELSLQAGEIHALLGENGAGKSTLMKILSGVYSKDAGEIRINGAPAEISDPRAAADLGISIIHQELNLIPGLTVMENIFLGREPSRKLGFIDWDEMERRTSGLLAELGTAISPEDLVADLSIGEQQMVEIAKALSYKTKILIMDEPTAALTDRETERLFAIIRQLAAAGAGIIYISHRMEELFALSNRITVLRDGSYIGTVETKTAAFDQLIRMMVGRDVTVRFPKQTVPIGQEVLRVENLSRHQVLHDVSFAVRAGEIVGFAGLMGAGRTELARAIFGVDRLDSGTIYVQGEKCTITGPADAIKAGIGLITEDRKSQGLILSLSVGKNITLASLDQYSSGGFISSDREGEAIAANIDKLKIRTPGAGQLVKNLSGGNQQKVVIAKWLATQPKVLIMDEPTRGVDVGAKAEIYSIMNMLTEAGVGIVMISSELPEILGMSDRVVVMSQGRIAGELAITDATQEKIMAYAAGGGD; from the coding sequence ATGCAAGTGAGCATCACTCCTCTGTTAAACATGACGGGAATTGCCAAAACCTTTCCGGGGGTCAAGGCGCTGCAGGATGTGGAGCTTTCTTTGCAGGCCGGGGAAATCCATGCTCTGTTGGGAGAAAATGGAGCTGGGAAGTCCACGTTAATGAAGATTTTAAGCGGTGTTTATAGTAAAGATGCCGGTGAAATCCGAATCAACGGCGCACCAGCCGAAATCAGCGACCCACGGGCAGCTGCGGATTTGGGGATTTCTATCATCCATCAGGAACTGAATTTGATTCCCGGGCTGACCGTCATGGAAAATATTTTTCTGGGACGGGAGCCGTCCCGCAAACTGGGTTTCATCGACTGGGATGAAATGGAGCGCCGTACCAGTGGACTGCTGGCCGAACTCGGGACAGCGATCAGCCCGGAGGACCTGGTAGCCGATTTAAGTATCGGCGAACAGCAGATGGTGGAGATCGCCAAGGCTTTGTCCTATAAAACAAAAATTTTGATCATGGATGAGCCTACCGCTGCCCTGACCGACCGGGAAACCGAAAGGCTGTTTGCCATCATCAGGCAGCTGGCGGCAGCCGGGGCTGGCATTATTTACATTTCTCACCGGATGGAAGAATTATTTGCCTTAAGCAATCGGATTACGGTGCTGCGGGATGGCAGCTATATCGGCACGGTCGAGACGAAAACGGCGGCTTTTGACCAGCTCATCCGGATGATGGTCGGGCGGGATGTCACAGTCCGATTTCCCAAACAAACCGTGCCCATTGGCCAGGAAGTTCTGCGGGTTGAGAATCTGTCCCGGCATCAGGTTCTGCATGACGTATCCTTTGCCGTCAGGGCCGGTGAAATCGTCGGATTCGCCGGACTCATGGGAGCCGGGCGGACGGAACTGGCGCGGGCGATCTTCGGCGTCGATCGGCTGGATTCCGGTACGATTTACGTCCAGGGGGAAAAGTGTACGATTACCGGTCCGGCCGATGCCATTAAGGCCGGCATCGGACTGATCACCGAGGACCGCAAGAGTCAGGGGCTGATCCTCAGTCTGTCGGTAGGAAAAAATATCACGCTGGCTTCTCTGGATCAATACTCCAGCGGCGGCTTTATCAGCAGCGACCGGGAAGGAGAAGCCATAGCCGCCAATATCGACAAGCTGAAAATCCGCACCCCCGGTGCCGGCCAACTGGTAAAAAACTTAAGCGGCGGCAATCAGCAGAAAGTGGTCATTGCCAAGTGGCTGGCCACTCAGCCCAAAGTGCTGATCATGGATGAACCCACCCGGGGAGTTGACGTGGGGGCCAAAGCTGAGATTTACAGCATCATGAACATGTTGACTGAGGCCGGCGTGGGAATCGTGATGATATCCTCCGAACTGCCGGAGATCCTGGGTATGAGCGACCGGGTAGTGGTCATGTCCCAGGGGCGAATCGCCGGTGAACTGGCGATCACGGATGCTACCCAGGAAAAAATTATGGCCTATGCAGCAGGAGGTGGCGATTAG